A genomic stretch from Desulfolutivibrio sulfodismutans DSM 3696 includes:
- a CDS encoding cold-shock protein gives MTVEGVVKWFNEKKGFGFIQQREGDDVFVHYKDIQGAGFKTLAEGEKVSFEIVDGEKGKKAVNVTRLG, from the coding sequence ATGACTGTTGAGGGCGTGGTAAAGTGGTTCAATGAGAAGAAGGGTTTTGGCTTCATTCAGCAGCGCGAGGGTGATGACGTTTTTGTCCATTATAAGGATATCCAGGGAGCTGGATTCAAGACTTTGGCCGAGGGTGAGAAAGTTTCCTTCGAAATTGTGGATGGGGAGAAAGGCAAAAAGGCCGTCAATGTGACGCGCCTGGGATAG
- a CDS encoding outer membrane homotrimeric porin has protein sequence MRRIVICLLVVLLCPAASALAGLDVKMAGDFRVYGIFFQNRNFTGWNATGTATEDTLQIYQRFRIRTDFITSDALKFRLGFMVTDTAWGTGTYTADAAQVSIQVYQAYLQFKWPDTKIQFTVGLQPLSLPQSPVFYDSVILASKQGTKSTAGIVITAPLIEDTLALNLGFTRRTDNGAFDATTTQVADELDLYFLTLPITLDGVDITPWAMAGVIGQGANLSSSVRAGLRSGGSYLTPTGYQDNQNLGLWAGASLVIDALAPIVFQADAIYGQTAMADAARNRRYGYFFDAGVQYTGLSFVTPEIGVWWSSGEDDSLTNGSERIPAISPNFGMANSFLFPCNQDFTNDNIGVDPTGSMGATLAFENLSFFERLSHIISLTAMTGTSSPRGMRLAVAASGGNGEYLTMGKTLAEGEWLLGLTVDSRYMIYDNLALTLETGWANLSGAKSSIWNSPTRQFTHMINDAWKVALGFKYTF, from the coding sequence ATGCGCCGAATTGTGATCTGCCTGCTTGTGGTCCTGCTGTGTCCGGCCGCCTCCGCCCTGGCCGGCCTGGACGTCAAAATGGCTGGAGATTTCCGGGTTTACGGCATTTTCTTCCAAAACCGCAACTTCACCGGATGGAACGCCACCGGTACGGCCACCGAAGACACCCTGCAGATCTACCAGCGGTTCCGCATCCGGACGGACTTCATCACCAGCGACGCCTTGAAGTTCCGTCTGGGATTCATGGTCACGGATACGGCCTGGGGCACGGGAACCTATACCGCCGACGCCGCCCAGGTCAGCATCCAGGTCTACCAGGCCTATCTCCAGTTCAAGTGGCCGGATACGAAGATACAATTCACCGTGGGCCTGCAACCCCTGTCCCTGCCCCAGTCACCCGTTTTCTACGACAGCGTGATCCTGGCCTCCAAGCAGGGGACCAAGAGCACGGCAGGAATCGTGATCACCGCCCCGCTCATTGAGGATACCCTGGCCCTGAACCTGGGGTTCACCCGGCGCACGGACAATGGGGCCTTCGACGCCACCACCACCCAGGTGGCCGACGAACTGGACCTGTACTTTCTCACCCTGCCCATCACCCTGGACGGCGTCGACATCACCCCCTGGGCCATGGCCGGGGTCATCGGCCAGGGAGCGAACCTGTCATCCTCCGTGCGGGCCGGTCTGCGCTCGGGCGGTTCGTACCTGACCCCCACAGGCTACCAGGACAACCAAAACCTCGGCCTGTGGGCCGGGGCCTCCTTGGTCATCGACGCCCTTGCCCCCATCGTCTTCCAGGCCGACGCCATCTACGGCCAGACAGCCATGGCCGACGCCGCCCGCAATCGCCGCTACGGCTACTTCTTCGACGCCGGGGTGCAGTATACCGGGCTGTCCTTCGTCACCCCGGAGATCGGCGTGTGGTGGTCCAGCGGCGAGGACGACAGCCTGACAAACGGCAGCGAACGCATCCCGGCCATCTCCCCCAACTTCGGCATGGCCAATTCCTTTCTCTTCCCGTGCAACCAGGATTTCACCAACGACAACATCGGCGTGGACCCCACTGGCTCCATGGGCGCCACCCTGGCCTTTGAAAACCTCTCGTTTTTCGAGCGGCTCTCCCACATCATCTCGCTGACGGCCATGACCGGGACCAGTTCGCCACGGGGCATGCGGCTGGCCGTGGCCGCCTCGGGAGGCAACGGCGAGTACCTGACCATGGGCAAGACCCTGGCCGAAGGGGAATGGCTCCTGGGCCTGACCGTCGACTCCCGGTACATGATCTACGACAATCTGGCCCTGACCCTGGAAACCGGCTGGGCCAACCTGTCCGGGGCCAAATCGAGCATATGGAACAGCCCCACCCGGCAGTTCACGCACATGATCAACGACGCCTGGAAGGTGGCCCTGGGATTTAAATACACGTTCTAG
- a CDS encoding TrpB-like pyridoxal phosphate-dependent enzyme codes for METKILLPEREMPTRWYNALPDLPTPLAPPLDPQTHKPLTPDQLEPIFPKAVIEQELSPKNWIDIPEPVLDIYRLYRPTPLIRAKRLEEALGVKCRIYYKNESVSPAGSHKPNTAIPQVYYNKIEGVKRIATETGAGQWGTALSFACGMFGLSCTVYMVKVSYNQKPYRRSLIQAYGGEVFASPSDKTRTGQAMLEKDPDCAGSLGLAISEAVEDAATHDDTKYSLGSVLNHVLLHQTICGLETEKQLAMIGEKPDYLVGCVGGGSNFAGLFLPFLPRRLAGEKVRFIAIEPKACPTLTRGDFRYDYGDVARLTPLIKMHTLGHSFMPAPIHAGGLRYHGDAPLLCNLVAEGLVEAEAYHQLECFDAAKLFLRTEGFLPAPETSHAIKGAIETAKRAKPGEVVVFLYSGHGLLDLASYDAYLGGKLTNFEYPEEHITEALKACPVIEE; via the coding sequence ATGGAGACGAAGATTTTACTTCCAGAGAGGGAAATGCCCACCAGATGGTACAACGCCCTGCCCGATCTGCCCACGCCCCTGGCCCCTCCGCTTGATCCCCAGACGCACAAGCCGCTGACCCCGGACCAACTGGAACCCATCTTTCCCAAGGCCGTCATCGAGCAGGAGCTGTCTCCCAAAAACTGGATCGACATCCCCGAACCGGTCCTGGACATCTACCGGCTCTACCGGCCCACTCCCCTTATCCGGGCCAAACGCCTGGAAGAGGCCCTGGGGGTCAAGTGCCGCATCTATTATAAAAACGAGTCCGTGTCCCCGGCGGGATCGCATAAGCCCAACACCGCCATCCCCCAGGTCTATTACAACAAGATCGAGGGCGTGAAGCGCATCGCCACCGAGACCGGCGCGGGCCAGTGGGGCACGGCCCTGTCCTTTGCCTGCGGCATGTTCGGGTTGTCCTGCACCGTGTACATGGTCAAGGTCAGCTACAACCAGAAGCCCTATCGTCGAAGCCTCATCCAGGCCTACGGCGGCGAGGTCTTCGCCTCGCCCTCGGACAAGACCCGCACCGGCCAGGCGATGCTGGAAAAAGACCCGGACTGCGCCGGGAGCCTGGGCTTGGCCATCTCCGAGGCCGTGGAGGACGCGGCCACCCACGACGATACGAAGTATTCCCTGGGCAGCGTGCTCAACCATGTGCTCCTGCACCAGACCATCTGCGGCCTGGAGACGGAAAAGCAACTGGCCATGATCGGCGAGAAGCCCGACTATCTGGTCGGTTGCGTGGGCGGCGGCAGCAACTTCGCCGGTCTGTTTCTGCCGTTTTTGCCGCGCAGGCTGGCCGGGGAGAAGGTGCGGTTCATCGCCATCGAGCCCAAGGCCTGCCCCACCCTGACCCGGGGCGATTTCCGCTACGATTACGGCGACGTGGCCAGGCTCACCCCCCTGATCAAGATGCATACCCTGGGGCATTCCTTCATGCCCGCGCCCATCCACGCCGGGGGCCTGCGTTACCACGGCGATGCCCCGCTTCTGTGCAATCTGGTGGCCGAGGGGCTGGTCGAGGCCGAGGCCTATCATCAACTGGAGTGCTTTGACGCGGCCAAGCTTTTCCTGCGCACCGAGGGCTTTTTGCCCGCCCCCGAAACCTCCCACGCCATCAAGGGGGCCATTGAGACGGCCAAACGGGCCAAGCCCGGCGAGGTGGTGGTCTTTTTGTATTCGGGCCACGGTCTGTTGGATCTTGCTTCCTACGACGCCTACCTGGGCGGCAAGCTGACCAACTTCGAGTATCCCGAGGAGCATATCACCGAGGCCCTCAAGGCCTGCCCGGTGATCGAGGAATAG
- the ybeY gene encoding rRNA maturation RNase YbeY, with amino-acid sequence MIEVSPGLRRVNMPISRRDLQILVDKTLEILGLPGKTLSLRVVADQEIEALNLAYLGLPGPTNVLSFPLDDPGQPDYLGDMAISVDTVAREAFLYGQPPRQHFIRMLCHGILHLAGFDHGPRMFDLTDQAVAAVAQS; translated from the coding sequence ATGATCGAGGTCTCTCCGGGCCTGCGCCGGGTGAATATGCCCATCTCCCGGCGCGACCTCCAGATTCTTGTGGACAAGACCCTGGAGATTCTCGGCCTGCCGGGAAAAACCCTCTCCCTGCGCGTGGTCGCGGACCAGGAGATCGAGGCCCTCAACCTCGCCTATCTGGGCCTCCCCGGCCCGACAAACGTCCTGTCCTTTCCCCTGGACGACCCCGGCCAGCCCGACTACCTGGGCGACATGGCCATCAGCGTGGACACCGTGGCCCGCGAGGCCTTTCTCTATGGCCAGCCGCCCCGGCAGCACTTCATCCGCATGCTGTGCCATGGCATCCTGCACCTGGCCGGATTCGACCACGGCCCCCGGATGTTCGACCTCACCGACCAGGCCGTGGCGGCCGTCGCCCAATCCTGA
- a CDS encoding HD family phosphohydrolase, which translates to MSEIFDKVKKHLRPQAQIKGKATQKAPGKDVKPFPVAGLLFFLTVLAVLCLLSTMGFQNRIKLFVAGEVATHDVAADQNLQIEDTAATASRREQVAETQPPVFDLSPKPFIDLTKGVDDILNAVSEASGEELEKLRWQISENLNVEIGQDVIDSWQRADLRDLVRTRILPWIKTAYEPGVVSASSILLAYKNGILIRDLPSNMEMLRIDPRDIKDLKQIRDALEAHLKTDLNRPIRVRKAVSALIHPFLVPNLTLNQETTQGRKREIMAAVEPLYYNIKKGEIIVRQGERVGPVQQLKLQSLYRLQSGGVQYMEGVGGLVMCLLLLLVLHFSLEKRGLRAVSDKDWLFLGTVFLAFGLFAKFGNAVRLPTGDVPESVRAMYFAYSLPLAGASGILALFFPKRLCILMSLMLSFLTCRLIGADLNLFCYYFIGAMIFIFLLKRSETRVQVLKTSIPLIATLLFMWVAVNLMDFIDLATAGTGVFFIVLNGLLTLLAVMGISPIMELIFGYSSRFRLMELMNLEQPLLQELMVKAPGTYHHSLVVSNMAEAGARVIGANALLAKVAALYHDIGKLKNPQYFIENISGKENRHNKLTPSMSALILISHVKKGVELAREHKLGPVITDLISQHHGTTLITFFYHKAQEMAEAKGEDPVREEEFRYPGPKPQSKEAGLILLADAIEASSRTLVDPTPSRIKGHIQSILRKIYTEGELDESQLTLKDLTLLTETFHRILTGIFHQRIEYPTIDRSGNKPAKPKEAPAEIAKPSPEQAA; encoded by the coding sequence ATGAGCGAGATCTTCGACAAGGTTAAAAAGCACCTGCGGCCCCAGGCCCAGATCAAGGGCAAGGCCACGCAGAAGGCGCCGGGAAAAGACGTCAAACCGTTTCCCGTGGCCGGGCTGCTCTTTTTCCTGACGGTTCTGGCCGTCCTTTGCCTTTTGTCCACCATGGGGTTCCAAAACCGCATCAAGCTCTTCGTGGCCGGCGAGGTGGCCACCCACGACGTGGCCGCCGACCAGAACCTCCAGATCGAGGATACCGCGGCCACGGCCAGCCGCCGCGAACAGGTGGCTGAGACCCAGCCCCCGGTCTTCGACCTGAGCCCCAAACCCTTCATCGACCTGACCAAGGGCGTGGACGACATTTTAAACGCCGTATCCGAGGCCAGCGGCGAAGAGTTGGAAAAACTGCGCTGGCAGATCTCTGAAAATCTCAATGTCGAAATCGGCCAGGACGTCATCGACTCCTGGCAACGGGCCGATCTGCGCGACCTGGTGCGCACCCGGATCCTGCCCTGGATCAAGACGGCCTACGAACCTGGCGTGGTTTCGGCTTCAAGCATCCTTTTGGCCTACAAAAACGGCATCCTCATCCGCGATCTGCCCAGCAACATGGAAATGCTGCGCATCGACCCCCGGGACATCAAAGACCTCAAACAGATCCGCGACGCCCTGGAGGCGCATCTCAAGACCGATCTCAACCGGCCCATACGGGTGCGCAAGGCCGTCAGCGCCCTCATCCACCCCTTTCTGGTTCCCAACCTGACCCTGAACCAGGAGACCACCCAGGGGCGCAAGCGCGAGATCATGGCTGCTGTGGAGCCCCTGTATTACAACATCAAAAAGGGCGAGATCATCGTCCGCCAGGGTGAGCGGGTGGGCCCGGTCCAGCAGCTCAAGCTCCAGTCCCTCTACCGCCTCCAGTCCGGCGGCGTGCAATATATGGAAGGGGTGGGCGGCCTCGTCATGTGTCTGCTCCTGCTTTTGGTGCTGCATTTTTCCCTCGAAAAACGAGGGCTTCGGGCCGTCTCCGACAAGGACTGGCTGTTTCTGGGCACGGTGTTTCTGGCCTTTGGACTGTTCGCCAAATTCGGCAACGCCGTGCGCCTGCCAACTGGCGACGTTCCCGAATCCGTGCGGGCCATGTACTTCGCCTACAGCCTGCCCCTGGCCGGGGCCTCGGGCATCCTGGCCCTGTTTTTCCCCAAGCGGCTGTGCATCCTCATGAGCCTTATGCTGTCGTTTCTGACCTGCCGCCTGATCGGCGCGGACCTCAACCTCTTTTGCTACTACTTCATCGGGGCCATGATCTTCATCTTCCTGCTCAAACGCTCCGAAACCCGGGTCCAGGTCTTAAAAACCAGCATCCCGCTCATCGCCACGCTGCTTTTCATGTGGGTCGCCGTCAACCTCATGGACTTCATCGATCTGGCCACGGCGGGAACCGGCGTCTTCTTTATTGTCCTCAACGGCCTTCTGACCCTGCTTGCAGTCATGGGCATCTCGCCCATCATGGAACTGATCTTCGGCTATTCCTCGCGCTTTCGGCTCATGGAGCTCATGAACCTGGAACAGCCCCTGCTCCAGGAACTCATGGTCAAGGCCCCCGGCACCTACCACCACTCCCTGGTGGTTTCCAACATGGCCGAGGCCGGAGCCCGGGTCATCGGGGCCAACGCCCTTCTGGCCAAGGTCGCGGCCCTGTACCACGACATCGGCAAGCTCAAGAATCCCCAATATTTCATCGAGAACATCTCCGGGAAAGAGAACCGCCACAACAAGCTCACGCCCTCCATGAGCGCGCTGATCCTCATCTCCCACGTCAAAAAGGGCGTGGAACTGGCTCGGGAACACAAGCTCGGGCCGGTCATCACCGACCTCATCAGCCAGCACCACGGCACCACGCTCATCACCTTTTTCTACCACAAGGCCCAGGAGATGGCCGAGGCCAAGGGCGAAGACCCCGTGCGCGAGGAAGAGTTCCGCTATCCCGGCCCCAAGCCGCAATCCAAAGAGGCCGGGCTCATTCTTCTGGCCGACGCCATCGAGGCCTCCAGCCGGACCCTGGTCGATCCCACCCCCAGCCGCATCAAGGGGCACATCCAAAGCATCCTGCGCAAGATCTACACCGAGGGCGAGCTGGACGAGTCCCAACTGACGCTGAAGGATCTCACGCTTCTGACCGAGACCTTCCACCGCATCCTGACCGGCATCTTCCACCAACGCATCGAATATCCGACCATCGACCGCAGCGGCAACAAACCCGCAAAACCCAAAGAGGCTCCGGCCGAAATCGCCAAGCCCTCCCCGGAACAGGCCGCATGA
- a CDS encoding PhoH family protein: MSHRSGFERRLDFDDSLLARDLFGPHNENVTLIAEKSGAQIDTRGSTATLRASSREAVSHAESVLVQLYGILRRGLPVGQGDVERALAVLAREPEARLGTVFSGDAVAVSPKKTVTPKSATQKDYVAAIREHDLVFGIGPAGTGKTYLAVAMAVSALLERRCKRLVLTRPAVEAGEKLGFLPGDMIEKVTPYLRPLYDALNDMLDFRKVHEMIETGVIEVAPLAFMRGRTLNDAFIILDEAQNTTPEQMKMFLTRLGLGSKAVVTGDVTQIDLPPRAVSGLVEARRILTDVAGLAFIAFHEEDVIRHPLVGRIVQAYERDLRQG; the protein is encoded by the coding sequence ATGAGCCATCGTAGCGGCTTTGAGCGCCGTTTGGATTTCGACGACTCGCTGCTGGCCCGGGATCTCTTCGGGCCGCACAACGAGAACGTCACGCTGATCGCCGAAAAAAGCGGCGCACAGATCGACACCCGGGGCAGCACCGCCACCCTGCGGGCCTCGTCCAGGGAAGCCGTATCCCATGCCGAAAGCGTGCTGGTGCAGCTTTACGGCATCCTGCGCCGGGGGCTTCCCGTGGGCCAGGGGGATGTGGAGCGGGCCCTGGCCGTCCTGGCCCGGGAGCCAGAGGCCCGGCTGGGAACCGTTTTTTCGGGCGACGCCGTGGCCGTCTCCCCCAAAAAGACCGTCACCCCAAAATCCGCCACCCAGAAAGACTATGTGGCGGCCATCCGCGAACACGACCTGGTCTTCGGCATCGGCCCGGCCGGAACCGGCAAGACCTATCTGGCCGTGGCCATGGCGGTCTCGGCCCTTCTGGAACGGCGCTGCAAGCGGCTGGTGCTGACCCGCCCGGCGGTTGAGGCCGGGGAAAAACTCGGGTTCCTCCCCGGAGACATGATCGAAAAGGTCACGCCCTATCTGCGCCCCCTCTACGACGCCTTAAACGACATGCTCGACTTCCGGAAGGTTCATGAGATGATCGAGACCGGGGTCATCGAGGTCGCGCCCCTGGCCTTCATGCGCGGCCGGACCCTAAATGACGCCTTCATCATCCTCGACGAGGCCCAAAACACCACCCCCGAGCAGATGAAGATGTTTTTGACCCGCCTGGGACTTGGCTCCAAGGCCGTGGTCACCGGCGACGTGACCCAGATCGACCTCCCTCCCCGGGCCGTTTCCGGGCTGGTGGAGGCCAGACGCATCTTGACCGATGTGGCGGGGTTGGCGTTCATCGCTTTTCACGAGGAAGACGTGATCCGCCACCCCCTGGTGGGACGGATCGTACAGGCCTATGAGCGAGATCTTCGACAAGGTTAA